A stretch of the Mycobacterium sp. ITM-2016-00317 genome encodes the following:
- a CDS encoding anion permease, producing the protein MPYLWKAGIPVLVAVVVYFLPVPDGVEPTGMRMLGIFLGTILGLILQPLPTGAVALIGMAAAMLTKTESAARALAGFANTTVWLIVAAFFIAEGFLITGLGRRIALIFVTRLGRSTLGLSYGMALTDLILAPATPSNTARCGGVVFPVVASLSRLEDSHPEPEESRKRLGAFLTLTALQVNVVTSAMFLTAMAGNPVAQAAARDFGIEISWGRWALAAIVPGAVSLIAVPWVMSKIYPPTVDKTPEAPDEARAQLREAGPMSRQEWIMAATFVLLLLLWCLGDFLDIDATTAAFTGIAVLLITGVLSWKNLADNTSAWSTLVFFGVLVGMAAELNQLGVIDWIGESVAGSVDALPWLAAFAILTTVYFYSHYLFASNTAHIVAMYGVFVGAAIATGAPPLFAALVFGFIGSLFGGLAHYSSGPAGVIYGSGYVKTAELFRIGFLMSLLNIAIWTSIGGLWMKVLGIW; encoded by the coding sequence GTGCCGTATCTGTGGAAGGCCGGAATTCCGGTGCTGGTCGCCGTGGTGGTGTATTTCCTGCCGGTGCCCGACGGTGTCGAACCGACCGGGATGCGCATGCTCGGCATCTTCCTCGGCACCATCCTCGGGCTGATCCTGCAGCCACTCCCGACCGGTGCGGTGGCGCTGATCGGGATGGCGGCGGCGATGCTGACCAAGACCGAGTCGGCCGCCAGGGCGCTGGCCGGATTCGCCAACACGACGGTGTGGCTGATCGTCGCCGCATTCTTCATTGCCGAGGGTTTCCTGATCACCGGCCTGGGCCGACGCATCGCGCTGATCTTCGTCACCCGCCTGGGGCGTTCGACGCTGGGATTGTCCTACGGAATGGCGCTGACCGATCTGATCCTGGCGCCCGCCACACCGTCGAACACCGCGCGGTGCGGGGGAGTGGTGTTCCCGGTGGTGGCCTCACTGAGCCGGCTGGAGGACTCCCATCCCGAACCCGAGGAATCGCGCAAGAGGCTCGGTGCGTTCCTCACCCTGACCGCATTGCAGGTCAACGTCGTCACCTCGGCGATGTTCCTGACCGCGATGGCCGGCAATCCGGTCGCCCAGGCGGCAGCTCGAGACTTTGGTATCGAGATCTCCTGGGGCCGATGGGCATTGGCGGCGATCGTGCCCGGAGCGGTGAGCCTGATCGCCGTGCCGTGGGTGATGTCGAAGATCTACCCGCCGACGGTCGACAAGACGCCTGAAGCGCCCGACGAGGCGCGAGCCCAGCTGCGCGAGGCCGGACCCATGTCGCGGCAGGAATGGATCATGGCCGCCACGTTCGTGTTGCTGTTGCTGCTGTGGTGCCTCGGCGACTTTCTCGACATCGATGCCACCACCGCCGCGTTCACCGGGATCGCGGTCCTGCTGATCACCGGCGTGCTGTCCTGGAAGAATCTGGCGGACAACACTTCTGCGTGGAGCACGCTGGTGTTCTTCGGTGTCCTGGTCGGCATGGCAGCCGAACTCAACCAGCTCGGGGTCATCGACTGGATCGGAGAGTCGGTGGCCGGATCAGTGGACGCGCTGCCGTGGCTGGCGGCGTTCGCGATCCTGACGACGGTCTACTTCTACTCGCACTACCTGTTCGCGTCCAACACCGCGCACATCGTGGCGATGTACGGCGTGTTCGTCGGCGCCGCGATCGCCACCGGGGCGCCGCCACTGTTCGCCGCATTGGTGTTCGGGTTCATCGGCAGTCTGTTCGGGGGGCTGGCGCACTATTCGTCCGGGCCAGCCGGCGTGATCTACGGATCGGGCTATGTCAAGACCGCGGAGTTGTTCCGCATCGGCTTCCTGATGAGCCTGCTCAACATCGCGATCTGGACGTCGATCGGCGGACTGTGGATGAAGGTCCTCGGCATCTGGTGA
- a CDS encoding cutinase family protein, with protein MIFSLNFSDRARRLAVTLAVAATMTTQTAAIATAQPAPACPAVEVVFARGTLEPPGVGATGQSFIDALNTRLPTPATVRPVNYPASLDFQTAADGVADAAHQIESTVAACPDTNIVLGGYSQGAAVAAYTTFSAVPPGFILPPNITGPMPADVAPHVAAVALFGTPDSWFLNLVDRNAPSIAVDPLYASKTIQLCDPGDPVCFPGGLDRAAHSAYKSNGMADQAAQFVADRLQAPRGDAAN; from the coding sequence ATGATCTTCTCGCTCAACTTCTCCGACCGGGCCCGCCGACTCGCCGTGACGCTCGCCGTGGCAGCCACGATGACTACGCAGACCGCCGCCATCGCCACCGCTCAACCCGCTCCCGCGTGTCCTGCTGTGGAAGTCGTGTTCGCGCGCGGAACCCTCGAACCACCAGGTGTCGGGGCGACCGGACAGTCCTTCATCGATGCCCTCAACACCCGGCTCCCCACACCGGCGACCGTACGTCCGGTGAACTACCCCGCCTCCCTCGACTTTCAGACCGCGGCAGACGGTGTCGCCGATGCCGCCCACCAGATCGAGTCGACCGTGGCAGCCTGCCCCGACACCAACATCGTCTTGGGCGGATACTCCCAAGGTGCGGCCGTCGCCGCCTACACCACCTTCTCGGCAGTACCTCCGGGGTTCATCCTGCCGCCGAATATCACCGGTCCGATGCCTGCGGACGTCGCTCCCCACGTCGCTGCCGTAGCTCTCTTCGGCACCCCGGATTCGTGGTTTCTCAACCTCGTCGACCGCAACGCTCCCTCGATCGCCGTCGATCCCCTGTATGCATCGAAGACCATTCAACTGTGCGACCCCGGGGATCCGGTGTGCTTCCCCGGCGGGCTCGACCGTGCCGCGCACAGCGCCTACAAGAGCAACGGAATGGCCGACCAGGCAGCACAATTCGTGGCCGACAGGCTTCAAGCACCGCGCGGTGATGCCGCCAACTGA
- a CDS encoding ANTAR domain-containing response regulator: MSSASASPSDAVVPPRRVLVAEDEALIRLDLAEMLREEGYEVVGEAGDGQEAVELAESLRPDLVIMDVKMPRRDGIDAASEIAGKRIAPIVILTAFSQRELVERARDAGAMAYLVKPFSITDLIPAIELAVSRFSEVAELEKEVANLSDRLETRKLVERAKGLLQTKQGMTEPEAFKWIQRAAMDRRTTMKRVAEVVLETLDPPAEPTA, from the coding sequence ATGTCATCTGCTTCCGCGTCGCCGTCAGACGCCGTCGTCCCGCCGCGCCGTGTCCTGGTCGCCGAGGACGAGGCCCTCATCCGGCTCGACCTGGCAGAGATGCTCCGCGAGGAGGGCTACGAGGTCGTCGGTGAAGCCGGTGATGGGCAGGAAGCCGTCGAGCTGGCCGAGTCGCTGCGTCCTGACCTGGTGATCATGGACGTCAAGATGCCCCGGCGCGACGGTATCGATGCCGCCTCGGAGATCGCCGGCAAGCGCATCGCGCCGATCGTCATCCTCACCGCGTTCAGCCAGCGCGAACTGGTGGAGCGGGCCCGTGACGCCGGCGCGATGGCCTACCTGGTGAAACCGTTCAGCATCACCGACCTCATCCCGGCCATCGAACTGGCGGTCAGTCGATTCAGCGAGGTGGCCGAGCTGGAGAAGGAGGTCGCCAACCTCTCCGACCGGCTGGAGACCCGCAAACTGGTCGAGCGGGCCAAGGGTTTGCTGCAAACGAAGCAGGGGATGACCGAACCCGAAGCGTTCAAGTGGATTCAGCGCGCGGCGATGGATCGGCGCACCACGATGAAGCGGGTGGCCGAGGTGGTCCTGGAGACGCTGGATCCCCCCGCCGAGCCGACGGCCTAG
- a CDS encoding branched-chain amino acid ABC transporter substrate-binding protein: MRGRVARNAFAVGSAGLIVLAMAGCSQSTPEEEASQTNLRIVEKVQIDQSGAEVAASEGAAPADPAGDGNATCPPVSIAMAGALNGPDAALGINIKNGVQLAVDKHNEANPGCQVQLIPFDTEGDPQKATGIAPQIVNDQYTIGLVGPAFSGETKATGGVFDQAGLVSVTASATNVDLSKNGWRTFFRGLANDGVQGPSVANYLKNSLGHKKVCVVDDSTDYGLGLSQAVRETLGPVADSACNISVKKGDKDFSATVTQIKGAAPDSVFFGGYYAEAAPLVQQLRDGGFEGVFASADGTKDPEFVKQAGESSKAAVLACPCGPATGSFADEYTAKFNQEPGTYSAEGYDLGTILLKGIDSGAITRPALLDFVRNYQGQGVAREYQWTPEGELTTTLIWIYDVQ, encoded by the coding sequence GTGCGCGGTCGCGTGGCACGCAATGCATTTGCTGTCGGTAGTGCGGGTCTGATTGTGCTGGCCATGGCCGGCTGCAGCCAGAGCACGCCCGAGGAAGAGGCGTCGCAGACGAACCTCAGGATCGTGGAGAAGGTCCAGATCGACCAGAGCGGCGCCGAGGTCGCCGCATCCGAGGGTGCCGCACCCGCCGATCCGGCCGGTGACGGCAACGCCACCTGCCCGCCGGTGTCGATCGCCATGGCCGGTGCTCTCAACGGCCCAGACGCAGCCCTGGGCATCAATATCAAGAACGGTGTGCAGCTGGCGGTCGACAAGCACAACGAGGCGAACCCGGGCTGCCAGGTGCAGCTCATCCCGTTCGACACCGAAGGTGACCCGCAGAAGGCCACCGGCATCGCCCCCCAGATCGTCAACGACCAGTACACGATCGGCCTCGTCGGTCCCGCCTTCTCCGGCGAGACCAAGGCCACCGGCGGCGTCTTCGACCAGGCCGGCCTCGTGTCGGTCACCGCGTCGGCGACGAACGTCGACCTGTCCAAGAACGGTTGGCGTACCTTCTTCCGCGGGTTGGCCAACGACGGCGTGCAGGGTCCGTCGGTCGCCAACTACCTGAAGAACTCGCTGGGCCACAAGAAGGTCTGCGTCGTCGACGACAGCACCGACTACGGCCTGGGCCTGTCGCAGGCGGTCCGTGAAACCCTCGGACCCGTGGCCGACTCGGCGTGCAACATCTCGGTGAAGAAGGGCGACAAGGACTTCTCGGCAACCGTCACCCAGATCAAGGGCGCCGCGCCGGATTCGGTCTTCTTCGGCGGCTACTACGCCGAAGCGGCCCCGCTCGTCCAGCAGCTCAGGGACGGCGGATTCGAGGGCGTCTTCGCCAGCGCCGACGGCACCAAGGATCCCGAGTTCGTCAAGCAGGCCGGCGAATCGTCCAAGGCCGCGGTGCTGGCCTGCCCGTGCGGACCGGCCACCGGGTCGTTCGCCGACGAGTACACGGCGAAGTTCAACCAGGAACCCGGCACCTACAGCGCCGAGGGTTACGACCTGGGCACGATCCTGCTCAAGGGCATCGACTCGGGTGCGATCACCCGGCCGGCGCTGCTCGACTTCGTGCGCAACTACCAGGGTCAGGGTGTGGCCCGCGAGTACCAGTGGACCCCGGAGGGTGAGCTCACCACCACCCTGATCTGGATCTACGACGTCCAGTAA
- a CDS encoding branched-chain amino acid ABC transporter permease, which produces MDLAANINFNVGALVDSFWQLTIDGLSWGAIYALVAVGYTLVFGVLRLINFAHSEIFMLGMFGAYFALDIILGFTPSGNAYSKGVALTILYLGFAMLFAMMVSGSAAVGLEFVAYRPLRKRNARPLTFLITAIGMSFVLQQFVLFILPKLIPGYGGPNAQQPIVLVQPKTQFEVFGVAVSNVTLVIVVSALVLAVLTDTAINRTKFGRGIRAVAQDPTTATLMGVSRERIIMTTFLIGGLLAGAAALLYTLKVPQGIIYSGGFLLGIKAFSAAVLGGIGNLRGALLGGLLLGVMENYGQAVFGTQWRDVVAFALLVLVLLIRPTGILGESLGKARV; this is translated from the coding sequence ATGGACCTGGCCGCAAACATCAATTTCAACGTCGGAGCGCTGGTGGACAGCTTCTGGCAGTTGACGATCGACGGCCTGTCGTGGGGAGCGATCTACGCCCTGGTCGCTGTCGGCTACACCCTCGTGTTCGGGGTGCTTCGCCTGATCAACTTCGCGCATTCCGAGATCTTCATGCTGGGCATGTTCGGCGCGTACTTCGCGCTGGACATCATCCTGGGTTTCACGCCGAGCGGTAACGCCTACAGCAAGGGTGTGGCGCTGACGATCCTGTACCTGGGATTCGCGATGCTGTTCGCGATGATGGTGTCGGGCAGCGCGGCGGTCGGATTGGAGTTCGTCGCGTACCGCCCACTGCGCAAGCGCAACGCCCGGCCGTTGACGTTCCTGATCACCGCCATCGGGATGTCCTTCGTGCTGCAGCAGTTCGTGCTGTTCATCCTGCCCAAGCTGATCCCCGGCTACGGCGGCCCGAACGCTCAGCAGCCCATCGTGCTGGTGCAGCCCAAGACCCAGTTCGAGGTCTTCGGTGTCGCGGTCTCGAACGTCACCCTGGTGATCGTGGTGTCGGCACTCGTGCTCGCCGTGCTCACCGACACCGCGATCAACCGCACCAAGTTCGGTCGCGGTATCCGGGCCGTCGCGCAGGACCCGACGACGGCCACCCTGATGGGGGTGTCGCGAGAGCGCATCATCATGACCACGTTCCTCATCGGCGGACTGCTCGCCGGGGCGGCCGCGCTGCTGTACACCCTCAAGGTGCCCCAGGGCATCATCTACTCCGGCGGATTCCTGTTGGGTATCAAGGCGTTCTCGGCTGCGGTGCTCGGCGGTATCGGCAACCTGCGCGGTGCGCTTCTCGGCGGCCTGCTGCTCGGGGTGATGGAGAACTACGGGCAGGCCGTGTTCGGCACCCAGTGGCGCGACGTCGTCGCGTTCGCGCTGCTGGTGCTGGTGCTGCTGATCCGCCCGACCGGGATACTCGGTGAAAGCCTCGGGAAGGCACGGGTATGA